The Osmerus eperlanus chromosome 9, fOsmEpe2.1, whole genome shotgun sequence genomic sequence TTGTGTCCCCCTAAATGTAGAGTCTGAATAATGATAAACATGGTCttgcctgttaatgcctgcattgcagtgaagaaaactatacCACAACAgccatgtttaatgtaactgccCCCCCTAACAGTGCAACTGACCccaccttgcccccccccccccccccccccatgcgaAGGACAGTACTGAGGTCAGTACGAAACTATATTTCTCTTGTGGTTTAATTTGGCATTGGGACCATCAATGCAGTTTTGACCAGAGAGAACTGTAGTGGAAGGTATATTGTATTTGTGGTGAAACAGTAATGTCAATTAAATGTTTGTGTGACAATGTTTTTAAATATCTGAAAGAAAATAAACTAATTTACAATCAATGCAAACCATTGTGTTGAGAAATGATCTGATATCTGCAGTATTTCTGAGACGTGTTTTGTTAATTTCTAGAACAGCTAAACCAAAGAATAAAATAATACTGCTACCCATAGCTTTCTAATGCAACTTTTCTTTCTGTTAAATTGCATCTCAATGTCTTTAAGAAACACTACTTTTCAACTGGATAACAATCCATATCcagaagggagtcaggtggctgagcagttaaggaattgggctagtaatctgaaggttgccagttcgattcctgaccgtgccaaattacgttgtgtccttgggcaaggcacttcaccctacttgcctcgggggaatgtccctgtacttactgtaagtctctctggataagagcgtctgctaaatgacaaaatgtaaatatccACTACTAATTAGTTGAAAATGGCTCACTCTGTCCTGCCACTTTGATGGTTGTAGAGGTTTCTCCCATCCCTACTTCTTACTCACAAGGACGTTGTTTATGATGCATTTGTGATTAGTGACCCAGTACCGTGGGTTATGGGCCAACCAATGCAGAGATCATGGACTGACTAGAATTCTGTTGAGCCTGTAGGAGTTGCTGTTCCAGTGGTTGAGGATTTGTGCTtatcccttgtgttatcttcgggtcattctgacccatcagtcattgtgacccaccgtcgtattgcgacaactttaccgcatacaaaaacaaagtgaagcattttcttttaaccgtcgggttgtctcagaccccccacattgcaaaggttaaaagaaaattatttttatttgtttttgtattgggtaaaattgggtaaacacaacgatggttcgttatgaacctttgggtcatgtgacccgaaggcagcacaagggttaacttgaAGGCCTATTTAGGATTAATATGTTCAGTATCATCAGTTTGACCGTGAACAAAATTGCTCAGAGAAGGAAAAGCATGGACTAACTCAAAACGAATTACAGTGCTGTATGTGATGTTTTAATCAATTATAATACAGAAATGTTAAAACTTGTGTGTTTATTGTATATAGATAAAAATAACTGACAAAAAATAAAGAGATATATCATTGTATTaatggtgtgtgcttgtgtgtgttgtgtttgagtgacaaagagaaagatagaatgGGACATTATGTCTGTTCAACATTGTGTCAAGTGTTGTTCACCCTCTAGTGTTGAACATGTTAACATTATTTACTAAAAGACTCCCATTATAATAATCAAAATGAAAGTCACAACTAATCTAACAGATCCTTATCAAGCGTATCACGTTTCCAGATGCGAAATCAAAAGTCATCCAATAGCAAAGCTTTGAGCTAATGACGTTACGGTTTCCTAGCAACCTCTTCTGCCCAAGTCACGCCGTAAAGGAAAAATTGAAGCCGCAGATTACTTTTAAAGCGGAGCAGCAAAGTATTGCTGTTTGTCATTGCTTGAGGAGTCTATTCTCTGTTTTAGCACAAGAAGGGAAGTTTTGCGGAAGACTCCTGAGACGTCACCTGTTAATGTAAGTAAACAACAGCATATTTGATTTATGATTTCATCGTCAAAACTGGGCTGTGGTCCCGTGTATGCACCGTGTGTTGTGGCTCAAAACCAAGCTCGAGCTTCAGATTAAAAATTGCCTGGCAGTGTGTTCACGGAATCAAATTAGACAACCAACTGTCAGCAATTCTCGATGTAGATAGGCTCTTTATATAAAGATAACATTATCCGTTGCTTATGGAATCATACGTTGAGAAATTATACTGTATCTTATCTATTTGTACGCAAGTTTTTCTTCTAATTATAACACTTTATACGCAGAATATTTTCTTCTAGGACAAAAAGTGATGAGATCTTTCAGTGAAGCAGAGGGTCATTGAAGACCTCCATCCACAATGACGGATCAGAAATCCTCCAAGTCTGAAAATGAGAGAGACTCGAGTTTCTCAGGTTGGTCTCTCAGATACAGTTTCCAGGACTCTTATACAATGTAAAATGCTCAGGCCATTTAATAATACCTTGTGGGATTATTATTTTGAGGCCAGGGATTACTGCCAGAGTAAACATGTCTCAATTTATTAGGTTACTCAGTACAGTGTTACCTCCTCAAATTTCTCCAGCTACCTTTTGGAATGAGTTCTGAAAGTTAAATTGCAGTAAGAAGACAAAACTCTCTACCAATAACAGTTCTAGATTGTGGATTGCTTAGCTCCAGGTAGGCCAATGCCCTGAGAGATAATTGAGCTTGTATGTTCCCGCAGATGCCAGTTCTGGGTACCTGAGTGCTGTGGACCTGACAGACTCTGAGGACAACGGGAGGATGACCGGGCTAGTTGCCCAGGATCCTCAGAGCGGCTCCAAGGTCGCAGTGATGGAAGGATCTCATCCAGGACTGTCCCCTATGCTCTTAATGAACAACATCATCCTGAATCAGGTATCGTACAGCTTTTCTGTCCTGGTAAATACTTTGGTGTCTTTTGTGTAGGGTTATAATTTCATAAAAGTGTGTAATTCGTGAAAAGACTGTAGGCCGGTTCACACTGCTCCAACAATGTCCAACAAGCACCAAACGTTTTACTGTTGGCtgttgggtttgaaaaggtaacTGTCATTTTCACACTGCCCCAACAAATGCCAACAGGCACATCACACCAAACCAACACGACCCAACAACTGTTGGCTATTACTGTTTGTTGTTATTTGTTTGGGCAGTGTGACCCTGCCTAAACTGCCACAATCTTTAGCTAAAGAGTGTTTTATGTATTTCAGCCTAGCCCAGTGACTCCATCGCTAAAGCATTGGGGCTACTCCTCACCTCTGGAGATGGTTCCTCAGTCCCAGGTAGTGCTGCTACAGCCCATGGTAAACAACAGCAATAACAGTTCTCCAACCAGTGCCTCTGACAACTACAGACAATCAAGGAACTACCTGCCTATCCTCAAATCCTACCCCAAAATAGCCCCTCACCCAGAGGAGAAATCGTCCAGAAGGCATGGGGCATCTCTGGAGAGGGGCAGGTCAACACCCGAGCATGGGAGGCACCACAGGAGGCATCCCAGTGGCCTGAAGTCACACGGCTCCCCCAGTCTCCTACCTGGACCACCCGCACCCCTCAAATGCGTCTCTACTTTGGAGACTTCAGATGGCCACTCCGAGGCTATCAACGGCCAGGAGCGATATGTGTCTCAGCCTCTAGACAGGCCTCTCTCACTGCACTCTGAGGCCAGCACAGGGTTCTCAGATTCCGCAACTCTGTCAGAGGCCGGTAGTTACAAAGGTGACAGCTGCCAAGATGCCCCCCCGGTGGGTAAAAGCAAACTGACTCGCTTCTGCAGCACCTACAACATCCTCAACAAGTCTGGCCTGCTGGGGATCACACTGCGCACCAAGGAGCTGATCAAGAAGAACCAACGCACCCAGCGCAAACTGCACCAGCTTCGGGAGCAGACCTCCCTGCTGGTGGAGGCCCTGACTGGTGGAGACCCCCAGGTCTGCTCCAGACTGCTGCTGGCCCTGCAGAAACCTGACTCAGATCTCGAGGACATGCAGGACCAAGGGCAGGAGACACAGGGCGTCCTAACATAGGACACAAGGACAGTGTGACATGCGTACAAGCACACCTGTATTATCAGGCTTGGATTCCAGACCCTTGGCTACATTGATGGTTTGTTAATAGCGTTTATCGCCGCTATTTCAAACTAGCGAGTGCCACTTAGAAAGGGCTATGGCTTCAAAATACATGGGTTAGTGCTTAAAATACAGTTCATACAGGACATAGCACAGATAATCGTCTACAGTCTTTCAACCAAATGACGAGGGTCGTGGTGAGTTGGTGTTTTAATAACAAACCAACTAAGATCGACTGTTTTTGCGTGTATTGTCAGCACAGGAGTGCTTTCTCGTTCAATTTACTGGATAACAAATAAGAATAATATATAAcaaatatttttgttgtttattttgtaGCTTCAGAAAATTGCTAGCATAAACATTTTAGTGTATGTTACATTATATCTCATATAAGGTAGGGGGCTTACCAATGGTTGCCAGGAACTGCACATAATGCCCAGTATTATTATGTGTTATCAAACCCTTAGCGAGAACAAGTAGCCTATTTAAAATATGTTACTATACTTGCAACTTAGGTACAAACGTCTGTTatttattgtcatgttcagttttaAAATGGCCTGTTATGCTATGTAGGAGATATACATTTGTTAACAGTATATGAGCATGTTCTTGAATGCAATCAAGCGGTGTTATTAGCAAGACATTAGCAACTTGGAAATGCTATAAATTGGGCTGGTGATAATTAGCTGCAAACTGCTATCAGCCCTTGTTTTTCAGTGTGAAagggaaatgtgtttgtgttgaaattgatgttattgtttatttgttcCTAATAGACATTCAATATGCTGTTGTTTGCCAGGTCATTTATTGAAGTGCACTTTTTGTACCTTTTTAAATAACAATGATTTTCATTGATATGTATGCTTATTAAAGAAAATAATCAGTTAATGTTAATCTGTAGAatgtttttttccacacacaatTTCAGTAATTGCTTTAAGACATGAaataccgtttttttttttctttaattatttttattggATCAACAGAATAGACAAAATAGTTCAATAATTTATTTTGAAATGCTGCAACAAAACATAAATAACATTGAGATAATACAGTTTAATATGTCTATGTAATATTGAAAGTGTTCAGTACCAGTTCTTTAATGACCGGTGTCTACAGGATATCTCACAATCTTTGGATCTGTTTGTTGTACTGTCATGCAGTACTCTACTGTTTGGCACATTAAAAGCACTATCCTAGCTTGAACCCCAGGTCTGTAAAATAGGGATGGACTATCTATATTAAATCATTGTCAGACATCTAACATCCCTTTATTATGTTGTAAGAGTTGTATACTTGGTGTAGAAAATGTGCAATCCGATTACAGCTCAAACTGCTCaattttgtttaaaagaaatcccAGTTGACCTGTTCTTTTTCCATCCTGGCAGTCTGTGTCAACAAACCTTTTAAGGAAGTTTCCCTTTCAGCGAAGTATTATACTTTTAACAGCCCGTAGGTGgtaagtgtattatttttacaTCAAAGCAGACATACACCTTCAACAAAACACTTTGAAGAACATTTCCTAGAAACGATGCCAGAATGTTGATAATCGTAGATTTGGATTTTACTCTGTTTACAGTACAAAAAGCAGCGATATTGGACCCAGTACCTGTTTGACGCAaccacagtacagcaggagagaTAGCCATCATACTCTTGCAGTCCTATATTTAAAAATCCTAGAATGATACTAATAATTCTCTCAGAATATTCCAAGTGTCATCAACAACTTCACTTAACTATAGAAGCAAATCAATGACATAATCATGTTTTGAAGGCATTGAATACTCAATATTGACATTTAAACgccaccgaatttgttggttttctaattcacctctttaaaattttaatatgaatttatttcaatgtaaaaactAAAAATCTGATCCAAAAATTAAACATTCTGAAATTCAGGTTGATCAAATTCGAACAGTACtattcagatcccaaaaatcCGGGACTTCGGGATTTTTTCTCtctgaatttcaccattcgaATTTGAGCACCCTGAATTTTGTTATATTTTAGAACAGGAAGATTTAAAAGCAGGATGAGTTAAATTACAAACCCTTTTAATTATTCTATGAATGTTTATAAATGGCTATACTTGTTAGGCTGTTAAATATGTTTAACAGCCTAAAGACCCAATACATAACACTCTGTGCAAGCTTGAACAACCTGAATGACAAACATATTGTTCAAGCAACACAGGTATCACATTATGATAAATAACCATTTGAAGCCAAGAATAAACTAACCTAAATGATTAACTACAGTAATAATAAACTAACCATTagtaatttttttaaataaatgctTTACATATCCCTACTCTATATACTAGTAATTGTCGACATAAGACGTGTCTCCCTGAAGGGCCTCATGTAGAGCGGTTTGTTCTGGGCTCTGCTGATTCTACCCTTATTTCATAACCAAACTATCCACGAGCGAGTCCTCTCTTCAGGCCCCCTATAGACACactcagagagagggtgaaaaagagagagagagagagagagagagagagaaagtgttgtAAACCACTGTTGAGGCAGTTAATGTGCAGAGAGTTGAGGTCCCACGGCCAACAGGCAGGGGCGCCGCTTAGGGTTTCTGGGCCCCCCGGCTAATTGTACTCCGGGCCTCAAAATCAAAACCATACAGGAAAGAATGGGTTTCTGCCGGGCCCCCTGCC encodes the following:
- the cipca gene encoding CLOCK-interacting pacemaker a isoform X1, with translation MTDQKSSKSENERDSSFSDASSGYLSAVDLTDSEDNGRMTGLVAQDPQSGSKVAVMEGSHPGLSPMLLMNNIILNQPSPVTPSLKHWGYSSPLEMVPQSQVVLLQPMVNNSNNSSPTSASDNYRQSRNYLPILKSYPKIAPHPEEKSSRRHGASLERGRSTPEHGRHHRRHPSGLKSHGSPSLLPGPPAPLKCVSTLETSDGHSEAINGQERYVSQPLDRPLSLHSEASTGFSDSATLSEAGSYKGDSCQDAPPVGKSKLTRFCSTYNILNKSGLLGITLRTKELIKKNQRTQRKLHQLREQTSLLVEALTGGDPQVCSRLLLALQKPDSDLEDMQDQGQETQGVLT
- the cipca gene encoding CLOCK-interacting pacemaker a isoform X2, producing the protein MTGLVAQDPQSGSKVAVMEGSHPGLSPMLLMNNIILNQPSPVTPSLKHWGYSSPLEMVPQSQVVLLQPMVNNSNNSSPTSASDNYRQSRNYLPILKSYPKIAPHPEEKSSRRHGASLERGRSTPEHGRHHRRHPSGLKSHGSPSLLPGPPAPLKCVSTLETSDGHSEAINGQERYVSQPLDRPLSLHSEASTGFSDSATLSEAGSYKGDSCQDAPPVGKSKLTRFCSTYNILNKSGLLGITLRTKELIKKNQRTQRKLHQLREQTSLLVEALTGGDPQVCSRLLLALQKPDSDLEDMQDQGQETQGVLT